A portion of the Periophthalmus magnuspinnatus isolate fPerMag1 chromosome 2, fPerMag1.2.pri, whole genome shotgun sequence genome contains these proteins:
- the cdk15 gene encoding cyclin-dependent kinase 15 isoform X3, with amino-acid sequence MRQNARTNLNQRKMKSSLQNLQQRPVLVQILVQVLVQILAGSTVCSSESPKSREDAATATPTGLPWRSSSPGINGQLVALKVIRTSAQEGVPFTAMREASLLKKLKHNNVVLLHDIVQTDDTLTFVFEYVQTDLSQYMQQHPGGLHSHNVKLFSFQLLRGLSYVHKQKILHRDLKPQNLLISFRGELKLADFGLARSKSVPCQTFSSEVVTLWYRPPEVLLGSTDYSSALDMWGAGCILVEMLQGAPAFPGLSDISEQLRKIFSVLGVPSEETWPGVSLLPNYSTECFGRRDPRPLRSVWKRLGMLPTKTEDLVQNLLRPNPRVRISAQDGLQYKYFSSLPHGVHSLPDTESIFKVPGVSLEAEVRDRFYPGPRVRTSLLERAKFW; translated from the exons ATGAGACAAAACGCGAGGACGAATCTGAACCAGAGAAAGATGAAGAGCTCCCTCCAGAACCTACAACAGag gccagtcctggtccagatccTGGTCCAAGTCTTGGTCCAGATCCTCGCTGgttccacagtttgcagctcAGAAAGTCCCAAGTCCAGAGAGGACGCAGCAACAGCGACCCCTACAGGGCTACCATGGAGGAGCTCTTCACCTGG GATTAACGGGCAGCTGGTGGCCCTAAAGGTGATCCGGACATCGGCTCAGGAGGGAGTCCCATTCACAGCGATGAGAGAAGCGTCTCTGCTGAAGAAACTCAAACACAACAACGTGGTGCTGCTCCATGACATTGTGCAGACTGACGATACGCTCACCTTTGTCTTCGAATATGTC CAGACAGACCTGTCCCAGTACATGCAGCAGCACCCAGGAGGACTGCACTCCCACAACGTCAAG ttgtttAGTTTCCAACTGCTGCGAGGTCTGAGCTACGTTCACAAACAGAAGATCCTCCACAGAGACCTGAAGCCCCAGAACCTCCTCATCAGCTTCAGAGGAGAGCTCAAACTGGCCGACTTTG GTCTGGCTCGGTCCAAGTCCGTCCCCTGTCAGACCTTTTCATCTGAAGTGGTCACTTTGTGGTACAGACCTCCTGAAGTCCTTCTGGGGTCTACAGACTACTCCAGCGCCCTGGACATGTG gGGAGCAGGATGTATTCTTGTAGAGATGCTGCAGGGAGCGCCGGCGTTCCCTGGACTTTCTGACATCTCTGAACAACTCAGAAAGATCTTTTCT GTTTTGGGAGTTCCATCTGAGGAGACTTGGCCTGGGGTCTCTCTGCTCCCAAACTACAGCACAG AGTGTTTTGGACGGCGTGACCCTCGACCTTTGCGGAGCGTCTGGAAAAG ATTGGGGATGCTCCCAACTAAGACCGAGGACCTGGTACAGAACCTGCTCAGACCAAATCCCAGAGTCCGGATTTCGGCTCAAGATGGACTTCAGTACAAGTATTTCAGCTCCCTGCCCCACGGAGTGCACAGTCTACCAGACA CTGAGTCCATTTTTAAAGTCCCTGGAGTGAGTCTGGAGGCTGAAGTCCGAGACCGTTTCTACCCTGGTCCTAGAGTCCGGACTTCGCTGCTGGAGCGGGCCAAGTTCTGGTGA
- the LOC129456783 gene encoding protein TsetseEP-like isoform X1, producing MSALRVLILVLVQVMLLVQAQSEVPVHLGQTVVLNCSVKVEKTFWFMEINGLHICISRFYSTALNEFYIWTDSEKFSVEGNSLRIHNISEDDLRSYSCAQRNSTMKTFGFKEVFVVKERYNLTTDKSDLIQNLTQNPTQNPTQNLEQSMTYKILFLSSVGLNGVLIITISGLLFCLKRWDPKPGLQNHTDSQYEEIQLNPSPRPSPKPGLRLEPRLEPRPGPRPGSGPIQEPRPGPRPEPRLEPRPVPRPGPGPIQEPRPGPRPEPGSIQEPRPGPKPTSGPRKGLPRPDPILEPISDPAPGPRLPPRLEPRSGPRPGPEPIQESRRGPKFGPRTGVRSGAKLRQPHPPEGIYSQAQMPRPLPPPNGLY from the exons ATGTCTGCGCTGAGGGTGCtgatcctggttttagtccaggtcATGCTTCTGGTCCAGGCCCAGTCTGAGGTCCCGGTCCATCTGGGTCAGACTGTGGTTCTGAACTGTTCTGTGAAGGTGGAGAAGACCTTCTGGTTTATGGAGATTAATGGACTGCACATCTGTATCAGCAGATTTTACAGTACTGCACTTaatgagttctatatttggactGATTCTGAGAAGTTTTCAGTTGAAGGAAACAGTTTAAGAATCCACAACATCAGTGAGGACGACCTGAGGAGCTACAGCTGTGCTCAGAGAAACAGCACAATGAAGACTTTTGGATTTAAGGAGGTTTTTGTGGTAAAAGAGAGATATAACCTGACCACAG ATAAGTCCGACCTGATCCAGAACCTGACCCAGAACCCGACACAGAACCCGACCCAGAACCTGGAACAAAGCATGACCTACAAAATCCTGTTCCTCAGCTCTGTAGGTCTGAACGGTGTCCTCATCATCACAA TTTCAGGTCTGCTGTTCTGTCTGAAGAGGTGGGATCCTAAACCTGGACTTCAGAACCACACAGACTCTCAG tACGAGGAGATCCAGCTCAATCCAAGTCCACGACCCTCgccgaaaccaggactaagactggaaccaagactagaacccagaccaggaccaagaccaggatcaGGACCCATACAagaaccaagaccaggaccaagaccagaaccaagactagaacCCAGACCAgtaccaagaccaggaccaggacctaTACAagaaccaagaccaggaccaagaccagaaccaggaTCTATACAagaaccaagaccaggaccaaaaccgaCATCTGGACCAAGAAAGGGACTCCCCCGACCAGATCCCATACTAGAACCCATATCAGATCCAGCTCCAGGACCAAGATTGCCACCAAGACTAGAACCCAGatcaggaccaagaccaggaccagaacctATACAAGAATCAAGAAGAGGACCCAAATTTGGACCCAGAACTGGAGTCAGATCAGGAGCCAAGCTGCGGCAGCCCCATCCTCCAGAGGGCATCTACTCCCAGGCACAGATGCccaggcccctcccccctcccaaCGGACTCTACTGA
- the cdk15 gene encoding cyclin-dependent kinase 15 isoform X2 encodes MEKWICWCQHETKREDESEPEKDEELPPEPTTEASPGPDPGPSLGPDPRWFHSLQLRKSQVQRGRSNSDPYRATMEELFTWRPRFQFGMSHSYLSLEKLGEGAYAEVYKGISRINGQLVALKVIRTSAQEGVPFTAMREASLLKKLKHNNVVLLHDIVQTDDTLTFVFEYVTDLSQYMQQHPGGLHSHNVKLFSFQLLRGLSYVHKQKILHRDLKPQNLLISFRGELKLADFGLARSKSVPCQTFSSEVVTLWYRPPEVLLGSTDYSSALDMWGAGCILVEMLQGAPAFPGLSDISEQLRKIFSVLGVPSEETWPGVSLLPNYSTECFGRRDPRPLRSVWKRLGMLPTKTEDLVQNLLRPNPRVRISAQDGLQYKYFSSLPHGVHSLPDTESIFKVPGVSLEAEVRDRFYPGPRVRTSLLERAKFW; translated from the exons ATGGAGAAGTGGATTTGTTGGTGTCAACATGAGACAAAACGCGAGGACGAATCTGAACCAGAGAAAGATGAAGAGCTCCCTCCAGAACCTACAACAGag gccagtcctggtccagatccTGGTCCAAGTCTTGGTCCAGATCCTCGCTGgttccacagtttgcagctcAGAAAGTCCCAAGTCCAGAGAGGACGCAGCAACAGCGACCCCTACAGGGCTACCATGGAGGAGCTCTTCACCTGG AGACCTAGGTTTCAGTTCGGGATGTCTCATTCGTACCTGAGTCTGGAGAAACTGGGAGAAGGAGCCTACGCTGAGGTCTACAAGGGCATCAGCAG GATTAACGGGCAGCTGGTGGCCCTAAAGGTGATCCGGACATCGGCTCAGGAGGGAGTCCCATTCACAGCGATGAGAGAAGCGTCTCTGCTGAAGAAACTCAAACACAACAACGTGGTGCTGCTCCATGACATTGTGCAGACTGACGATACGCTCACCTTTGTCTTCGAATATGTC ACAGACCTGTCCCAGTACATGCAGCAGCACCCAGGAGGACTGCACTCCCACAACGTCAAG ttgtttAGTTTCCAACTGCTGCGAGGTCTGAGCTACGTTCACAAACAGAAGATCCTCCACAGAGACCTGAAGCCCCAGAACCTCCTCATCAGCTTCAGAGGAGAGCTCAAACTGGCCGACTTTG GTCTGGCTCGGTCCAAGTCCGTCCCCTGTCAGACCTTTTCATCTGAAGTGGTCACTTTGTGGTACAGACCTCCTGAAGTCCTTCTGGGGTCTACAGACTACTCCAGCGCCCTGGACATGTG gGGAGCAGGATGTATTCTTGTAGAGATGCTGCAGGGAGCGCCGGCGTTCCCTGGACTTTCTGACATCTCTGAACAACTCAGAAAGATCTTTTCT GTTTTGGGAGTTCCATCTGAGGAGACTTGGCCTGGGGTCTCTCTGCTCCCAAACTACAGCACAG AGTGTTTTGGACGGCGTGACCCTCGACCTTTGCGGAGCGTCTGGAAAAG ATTGGGGATGCTCCCAACTAAGACCGAGGACCTGGTACAGAACCTGCTCAGACCAAATCCCAGAGTCCGGATTTCGGCTCAAGATGGACTTCAGTACAAGTATTTCAGCTCCCTGCCCCACGGAGTGCACAGTCTACCAGACA CTGAGTCCATTTTTAAAGTCCCTGGAGTGAGTCTGGAGGCTGAAGTCCGAGACCGTTTCTACCCTGGTCCTAGAGTCCGGACTTCGCTGCTGGAGCGGGCCAAGTTCTGGTGA
- the cdk15 gene encoding cyclin-dependent kinase 15 isoform X1 translates to MEKWICWCQHETKREDESEPEKDEELPPEPTTEASPGPDPGPSLGPDPRWFHSLQLRKSQVQRGRSNSDPYRATMEELFTWRPRFQFGMSHSYLSLEKLGEGAYAEVYKGISRINGQLVALKVIRTSAQEGVPFTAMREASLLKKLKHNNVVLLHDIVQTDDTLTFVFEYVQTDLSQYMQQHPGGLHSHNVKLFSFQLLRGLSYVHKQKILHRDLKPQNLLISFRGELKLADFGLARSKSVPCQTFSSEVVTLWYRPPEVLLGSTDYSSALDMWGAGCILVEMLQGAPAFPGLSDISEQLRKIFSVLGVPSEETWPGVSLLPNYSTECFGRRDPRPLRSVWKRLGMLPTKTEDLVQNLLRPNPRVRISAQDGLQYKYFSSLPHGVHSLPDTESIFKVPGVSLEAEVRDRFYPGPRVRTSLLERAKFW, encoded by the exons ATGGAGAAGTGGATTTGTTGGTGTCAACATGAGACAAAACGCGAGGACGAATCTGAACCAGAGAAAGATGAAGAGCTCCCTCCAGAACCTACAACAGag gccagtcctggtccagatccTGGTCCAAGTCTTGGTCCAGATCCTCGCTGgttccacagtttgcagctcAGAAAGTCCCAAGTCCAGAGAGGACGCAGCAACAGCGACCCCTACAGGGCTACCATGGAGGAGCTCTTCACCTGG AGACCTAGGTTTCAGTTCGGGATGTCTCATTCGTACCTGAGTCTGGAGAAACTGGGAGAAGGAGCCTACGCTGAGGTCTACAAGGGCATCAGCAG GATTAACGGGCAGCTGGTGGCCCTAAAGGTGATCCGGACATCGGCTCAGGAGGGAGTCCCATTCACAGCGATGAGAGAAGCGTCTCTGCTGAAGAAACTCAAACACAACAACGTGGTGCTGCTCCATGACATTGTGCAGACTGACGATACGCTCACCTTTGTCTTCGAATATGTC CAGACAGACCTGTCCCAGTACATGCAGCAGCACCCAGGAGGACTGCACTCCCACAACGTCAAG ttgtttAGTTTCCAACTGCTGCGAGGTCTGAGCTACGTTCACAAACAGAAGATCCTCCACAGAGACCTGAAGCCCCAGAACCTCCTCATCAGCTTCAGAGGAGAGCTCAAACTGGCCGACTTTG GTCTGGCTCGGTCCAAGTCCGTCCCCTGTCAGACCTTTTCATCTGAAGTGGTCACTTTGTGGTACAGACCTCCTGAAGTCCTTCTGGGGTCTACAGACTACTCCAGCGCCCTGGACATGTG gGGAGCAGGATGTATTCTTGTAGAGATGCTGCAGGGAGCGCCGGCGTTCCCTGGACTTTCTGACATCTCTGAACAACTCAGAAAGATCTTTTCT GTTTTGGGAGTTCCATCTGAGGAGACTTGGCCTGGGGTCTCTCTGCTCCCAAACTACAGCACAG AGTGTTTTGGACGGCGTGACCCTCGACCTTTGCGGAGCGTCTGGAAAAG ATTGGGGATGCTCCCAACTAAGACCGAGGACCTGGTACAGAACCTGCTCAGACCAAATCCCAGAGTCCGGATTTCGGCTCAAGATGGACTTCAGTACAAGTATTTCAGCTCCCTGCCCCACGGAGTGCACAGTCTACCAGACA CTGAGTCCATTTTTAAAGTCCCTGGAGTGAGTCTGGAGGCTGAAGTCCGAGACCGTTTCTACCCTGGTCCTAGAGTCCGGACTTCGCTGCTGGAGCGGGCCAAGTTCTGGTGA
- the LOC129456783 gene encoding protein TsetseEP-like isoform X2 — protein MSALRVLILVLVQVMLLVQAQSEVPVHLGQTVVLNCSVKVEKTFWFMEINGLHICISRFYSTALNEFYIWTDSEKFSVEGNSLRIHNISEDDLRSYSCAQRNSTMKTFGFKEVFVVKERYNLTTVSGLLFCLKRWDPKPGLQNHTDSQYEEIQLNPSPRPSPKPGLRLEPRLEPRPGPRPGSGPIQEPRPGPRPEPRLEPRPVPRPGPGPIQEPRPGPRPEPGSIQEPRPGPKPTSGPRKGLPRPDPILEPISDPAPGPRLPPRLEPRSGPRPGPEPIQESRRGPKFGPRTGVRSGAKLRQPHPPEGIYSQAQMPRPLPPPNGLY, from the exons ATGTCTGCGCTGAGGGTGCtgatcctggttttagtccaggtcATGCTTCTGGTCCAGGCCCAGTCTGAGGTCCCGGTCCATCTGGGTCAGACTGTGGTTCTGAACTGTTCTGTGAAGGTGGAGAAGACCTTCTGGTTTATGGAGATTAATGGACTGCACATCTGTATCAGCAGATTTTACAGTACTGCACTTaatgagttctatatttggactGATTCTGAGAAGTTTTCAGTTGAAGGAAACAGTTTAAGAATCCACAACATCAGTGAGGACGACCTGAGGAGCTACAGCTGTGCTCAGAGAAACAGCACAATGAAGACTTTTGGATTTAAGGAGGTTTTTGTGGTAAAAGAGAGATATAACCTGACCACAG TTTCAGGTCTGCTGTTCTGTCTGAAGAGGTGGGATCCTAAACCTGGACTTCAGAACCACACAGACTCTCAG tACGAGGAGATCCAGCTCAATCCAAGTCCACGACCCTCgccgaaaccaggactaagactggaaccaagactagaacccagaccaggaccaagaccaggatcaGGACCCATACAagaaccaagaccaggaccaagaccagaaccaagactagaacCCAGACCAgtaccaagaccaggaccaggacctaTACAagaaccaagaccaggaccaagaccagaaccaggaTCTATACAagaaccaagaccaggaccaaaaccgaCATCTGGACCAAGAAAGGGACTCCCCCGACCAGATCCCATACTAGAACCCATATCAGATCCAGCTCCAGGACCAAGATTGCCACCAAGACTAGAACCCAGatcaggaccaagaccaggaccagaacctATACAAGAATCAAGAAGAGGACCCAAATTTGGACCCAGAACTGGAGTCAGATCAGGAGCCAAGCTGCGGCAGCCCCATCCTCCAGAGGGCATCTACTCCCAGGCACAGATGCccaggcccctcccccctcccaaCGGACTCTACTGA